A single Microbaculum marinisediminis DNA region contains:
- a CDS encoding M16 family metallopeptidase, with protein MLKSLVWKFMTDAIVPALAVATVATVATTAAVRPASAIEIEKVVSPGGIEAWLVSESAVPLVSVQFAFDGGAAQDPPDRPGVANLISVLLDEGAGDIDSAAFQEKLESLAIEMSFDAGRDTFYGAMQTLTENLDEAANLLRLAITAPRFDADAIERMRVQTESGLRRELTDPNAVAGRLWSDTVFGSHPYGRPVKGTLETVAAITVDDLRAYHERIFARDTLKIAVVGDITAERLAPLLDEIFGGLPQTADLAPVAEATLPDGGMRKVVEMEIPQTVIQFGRPGLKRDDPDFIPAYVVNHILGGGAFSSRLYQEVREKRGLSYSVYSFLYPLDRAGLIAGGAATRNDRAAESLAIIDEEIKRMADEGPTAEELDKAKRYLKGSYPLRFDTSTKIARQLVEIQRDKLGIDYINKRNDLIDAVTIDDAKRVARKLYGDGSLYVTMVGRPDGIAADAKGG; from the coding sequence ATGCTGAAGTCCCTGGTGTGGAAGTTCATGACTGACGCGATAGTCCCCGCCCTTGCCGTCGCCACGGTCGCGACCGTGGCCACCACCGCCGCCGTCCGTCCGGCCTCGGCGATCGAGATCGAGAAGGTGGTCTCGCCCGGCGGCATCGAGGCCTGGCTGGTGTCCGAATCCGCCGTGCCGCTGGTGAGCGTGCAGTTCGCCTTCGACGGCGGCGCCGCGCAGGACCCGCCCGACCGGCCCGGCGTCGCCAATCTGATAAGCGTCCTTCTCGACGAGGGCGCCGGCGACATCGATTCCGCCGCCTTCCAGGAGAAGCTGGAGAGCCTGGCGATCGAGATGTCGTTCGACGCCGGCCGCGACACCTTCTACGGCGCGATGCAGACGCTGACGGAGAACCTGGACGAGGCCGCGAACCTGCTGCGCCTGGCGATCACCGCGCCGCGCTTCGACGCCGACGCGATCGAGCGCATGCGCGTCCAGACCGAATCCGGCCTGCGCCGCGAGCTGACCGATCCCAACGCGGTCGCCGGCCGGCTGTGGTCCGACACCGTGTTCGGCAGCCACCCCTACGGCCGCCCGGTCAAGGGCACGCTGGAGACCGTGGCGGCGATCACCGTCGACGACCTGCGCGCCTATCACGAGCGCATCTTCGCCCGCGACACGCTCAAGATCGCCGTCGTCGGCGACATCACCGCCGAGCGTCTTGCCCCCCTGCTCGACGAGATCTTCGGCGGCCTGCCGCAGACGGCCGACCTCGCCCCTGTCGCCGAGGCGACGCTGCCGGACGGCGGCATGCGCAAGGTCGTCGAGATGGAAATCCCGCAGACGGTGATCCAGTTCGGCCGGCCCGGCCTGAAGCGCGACGATCCCGATTTCATCCCCGCCTATGTCGTCAACCATATCCTCGGCGGCGGCGCGTTCTCCTCGCGCCTCTACCAGGAGGTTCGCGAAAAGCGCGGCCTGTCCTATTCGGTCTACAGCTTCCTCTATCCCCTCGACCGCGCCGGCCTGATCGCCGGCGGGGCTGCGACCCGCAACGACCGCGCCGCGGAATCGCTGGCCATCATCGACGAGGAGATCAAGCGGATGGCCGACGAGGGCCCGACCGCGGAGGAGCTGGACAAGGCCAAGCGCTATCTCAAGGGCTCCTACCCGCTGCGTTTCGACACCTCGACCAAGATCGCCCGCCAGCTCGTCGAGATCCAGCGGGACAAGCTCGGCATCGATTACATCAACAAGCGCAACGACCTGATCGATGCGGTGACGATCGACGATGCTAAGCGTGTCGCCCGCAAGCTCTATGGCGACGGCAGCCTCTACGTGACCATGGTCGGCCGTCCCGACGGTATCGCCGCCGACGCCAAGGGCGGCTGA